The Blattabacterium cuenoti genome includes the window TGGGATTATTTATCGATAATAATAACACTGTTATATTATCTGATATTCTTGGAGAAGAAGATGGATTTGGAGAAATGGATTTTAAAATTACTGGTACTAAAAATGGAATTACTGCATGTCAAATGGATGTCAAAAAACAAATATTATCTTTAGATATATTATATAAAATATTAAATCAAGCCTTACAAGGTAGAAATTTCATATTACAACAAATGATGAAAATATTACCAACGCATCGAAAACAGTTAAAATCATCTGCTCCAAAAATACATATTTTAAAAATTCCTAAAAAATTTATAGGATCTGTAATTGGATCTGGTGGAAAAGTTATTCAAGAAATACAATCTTGTACAGAAACCGATATTTTAATTGAAGAAAAAGAAGATATTGGTTATATTGAAATTATTGGAAATGATGTAAACAAAATTTATCAGGCTATTGATATAATTAAAAAAATTACGTTTGTTCCAAAAATTGGAACAATTTATAAAGCTAAAGTAAAATCTATTAAAAGTTTTGGAGTCTTTGTAGAAATATCAAAAGGAGTAGAAGGATTATTACATATTTCAGAAATATGTTGGAAAAGATTGAATAACATAGAAGATGAATTACATTTAGGAGAGATTATTAATGTCAAATTTATTGGATTTGATAATAAAAATAAAAAAATGAAATTTTCTAGGAAAGTTTTATTACCTAACCCAAACCAATAAAATAAACAATGATTAATAAATAGTATAAATAAATCAAATCAATAAATATGAGACAACTGAAAATAACTAAACAAGTCACTAATAGAGAATCTGAATCTTTAGACAAATATCTTCATGAAATCGGTAAAATTCCTTTATTAACACCAGAAGAAGAAGTCCAATATGCTAGAAAAGCTAGAAATGGTGATGCATCGGCAATAGATAAATTAGTTAACGCTAATTTACGTTTTGTAGTATCTGTGGCAAAACAATATCAAAATCAAGGATTAAGTCTTTGTGATTTAATCAATGAAGGAAATTTAGGATTAATCAAAGGTATATTACGTTTTGATGAAACAAGAGGATTTAAATGTATTTCTTATGTTGTTTGGTGGATAAGACAAGCAATTTTACAAGCAATAGCTGAACAATCTCGTTCTATTAGACAACCTACTAATAAATTAGCATTATTAAATAAAATATTAAAAACTTTTTCTCAATTAGAACAAGAATTACATAGAAATCCAACTCCTAGAGAAATTGCAGAATATTTAAAAATGAATGAAAAAGATGTTGAAGAATCTATTAAAAATTCAGGTAGACATGTTTCTATGGATGCACCGTTAGTAGAAGGAGAAGATTCTAATTTATATGATTTAGTAAGATCAGATGAATCTCCTAGACCAGATGAAGATTTAGAAAAAGAATCTCTTAGGAAAGATATTCAAAGAATATTAGAAACTTTAAGTGAAAGAGAAAGACGTGTAATTGTATTACATTTTGGATTAAATGGGGCACCACCAATGACTTTAGAAGAAGTTGGCCAATCCTGTGATTTAACTAGAGAAAGAGTTAGACAAATTGAAAGTATCGCTTTAAAAAGATTAAAACATTCCTCTAGAAGTAAAATTTTAAAACCTTATTTAGGTTAATTAAATTAAATAAATGAAATGAGACCTCGACGGGATTCGAACCCACAACCTTCTGATCCGTAGTCAGATGCTCTATTCCATTAAGCTACGAGGCCTTAATAATAGATAAAAATTTATTTATATTTAATGAAGAATTACCAACTAGTCCACCATCTACATCTTTTTGTTTAAAAAACTCTTTACAATTTAATTCAGTAATACTCCCACCATATACAATATGTATTTTATCAGACACAAATTTACCATATTTATTTTTAAATAACAATCTAATATGATTATGCATCTTTTGAACTTCGTGATAATATGGGACTTCCCCTGTTCCTATTGCCCATATTGGTTCATAAGCAATGATGAAATTTTCTATTTCTTTGACAGAACATATAAAAATAGTTTGTTCTAATTGTTTTTGTATTGAAATAAATTGTTTATTATTGTTTCTTTCATTTAATGTTTCTCCTATACAAAAAATAATTTTTAATCTATTTTTTAATGCGATGTATATTTTTTCTAATAATATTTTATTTGTTTCATTAAAATATGTTCGTCTTTCACTATGTCCTAATATTACGTTGTTAATGCCTATAGATTTTAACATTATCGCAGAAACTTCTCCAGTATAAGATCCTTTTTCCATATCATGGATATTTTGTGCAGCAATATGAATATTAGTTCCTTGTACAATTTGATTTGAAATATGCAAAAATGGATAAGATGGTGCAATAATTATTTTTTGATGATTTTTTTCTATTTCTTTTTCATGATTAAAAAATTTTAATAAATGTCTTAAAAAATGAGTTGTATCATAAAAATTATAATTCATTTTCCAATTTGCAATAATAATTTTTTTCTTCATTTATATTCATTGATTTAAATATTAAATATAACAAAATAGTTATATATAATATTTTGAAAGCCATTTCTTCTAATTCATGGGATAATATTTTATTTTTATTGTTTTTCAAATACAAAAGATTTTTTAACATTTGGTTTAAAGAAACATATTCAAATTGTGATTTATGTTCTATAATATTACAAATTTTTTCCAATTTTTGTGTATAAATATAAATAATATCATGATATGAAATTTTATCATTATCATTTATATTTAATTTTATCATTATAATAATAATATAATTAATAACATCCATATATGTATTTTCAATTGTTTCTTCTTTAACAATTTGAAATCCTTTTTTTTGAATATTAATGATTCTAATGGTTTTTGCAATAATTAAATCTATGATAGAATAATTATCAATATATTTCCATGACATATCATAATTTTTCAATTTTGTTTTAAATAATTTTTTACAATTATTAATGACAACATGGATTGAAATATTATTCATATTATTATTTGATTTTAACAAACAAATTTAAAAATAAATAAGTAATCATTAATTGTATTTTTGATTGTATGAAGGTAATTTTTATAATCATAACATTATTATGTAGGAAACTACTACATATTATTGTTATATTTAACAATAGTGTAAATAAAAAAACAATCACTCATATAATGTATTGTGTATTGTTTA containing:
- a CDS encoding nucleotide modification associated domain-containing protein, with translation MNNISIHVVINNCKKLFKTKLKNYDMSWKYIDNYSIIDLIIAKTIRIINIQKKGFQIVKEETIENTYMDVINYIIIIMIKLNINDNDKISYHDIIYIYTQKLEKICNIIEHKSQFEYVSLNQMLKNLLYLKNNKNKILSHELEEMAFKILYITILLYLIFKSMNINEEKNYYCKLENEL
- the tpiA gene encoding triose-phosphate isomerase encodes the protein MKKKIIIANWKMNYNFYDTTHFLRHLLKFFNHEKEIEKNHQKIIIAPSYPFLHISNQIVQGTNIHIAAQNIHDMEKGSYTGEVSAIMLKSIGINNVILGHSERRTYFNETNKILLEKIYIALKNRLKIIFCIGETLNERNNNKQFISIQKQLEQTIFICSVKEIENFIIAYEPIWAIGTGEVPYYHEVQKMHNHIRLLFKNKYGKFVSDKIHIVYGGSITELNCKEFFKQKDVDGGLVGNSSLNINKFLSIIKAS
- a CDS encoding sigma-70 family RNA polymerase sigma factor, whose product is MRQLKITKQVTNRESESLDKYLHEIGKIPLLTPEEEVQYARKARNGDASAIDKLVNANLRFVVSVAKQYQNQGLSLCDLINEGNLGLIKGILRFDETRGFKCISYVVWWIRQAILQAIAEQSRSIRQPTNKLALLNKILKTFSQLEQELHRNPTPREIAEYLKMNEKDVEESIKNSGRHVSMDAPLVEGEDSNLYDLVRSDESPRPDEDLEKESLRKDIQRILETLSERERRVIVLHFGLNGAPPMTLEEVGQSCDLTRERVRQIESIALKRLKHSSRSKILKPYLG